A portion of the Sabethes cyaneus chromosome 3, idSabCyanKW18_F2, whole genome shotgun sequence genome contains these proteins:
- the LOC128742265 gene encoding translation machinery-associated protein 16 homolog, protein MPKHILKELAQCKHPQSRKTLALVRKIKKINHREKKKVNHASKANIIGKKLGWFAERVEDKSEPLKSSEYLQLIELYLSRFNEELDQIKLVQSINKQRNNQYASREAAIRITLEKEVGGFNGGGIELPDLCNEEEFRQFQRWDGNAQTIQHLRLHFISRKSLMARSTNDTSQ, encoded by the exons ATG CCAAAGCATATTTTGAAAGAACTTGCTCAGTGCAAGCACCCACAGAGTCGAAAAACGTTGGCTTTagtgagaaaaataaaaaa AATCAACCATCgcgaaaagaaaaaagttaatCATGCCAGCAAAGCGAATATTATCGGGAAAAAGTTGGGTTGGTTCGCTGAACGAGTGGAAGACAAGAGTGAACCTCTGAAAAGTTCTGAATATTTACAGTTAATCGAACT GTACCTTTCTCGTTTCAACGAGGAATTAGATCAAATTAAGCTGGTACAATCTATTAACAAACAGCGTAATAATCAATACGCATCTCGCGAGGCAGCCATCAGAATAACCCTTGAGAAGGAGGTTGGTGGCTTCAATGGTGGTGGTATAGAATTACCGGATCTCTGTAACGAGGAAGAATTTCGACAATTTCAGCGATGGGATGGAAATGCTCAAACGATTCAACACCTGCGATTGCATTTTATTTCTCGTAAAAGCCTTATGGCACGAAGCACAAATGATACCAGTCAATAA
- the LOC128739894 gene encoding abasic site processing protein HMCES, which yields MLCREIQHCCKYRRTPESKSVPPEYRNEFNCGRKYSPSYNIAPTDITPVLASAIHFDDQAASTERVIVPMMWSMVPSWHKGDYRRHGLTTNNCRLEGLVMSKLYSPPLNAGQRCVILCEGFYEWQTTKKDKASERQAFFVHMPQNEAVRMEDKSTWNLSKGGITLLKIAGLFDIWVNENGDKLYSYTIITFESNEKFSTIHHRIPAILETEEEVTAWLDFRHVGVNQALNMLKPSDSIQWYAVSNLVNNSRNKSEQCNKPISHKESEPKSPTKGKNKIMQSWLIVQKRNTEEPAHENKTPSEEPPEKKQRPDDEIK from the coding sequence tgtagggaGATCCAGCACTGCTGCAAATATCGGCGAACGCCCGAAAGTAAATCAGTGCCACCAGAATATCGCAATGAGTTTAATTGTGGACGAAAATATAGCCCATCTTACAATATTGCACCCACAGATATAACCCCCGTGCTAGCTTCGGCTATTCATTTCGATGATCAAGCGGCTAGTACCGAGCGTGTTATCGTTCCGATGATGTGGAGTATGGTGCCAAGCTGGCACAAAGGTGACTATAGAAGACATGGCTTAACAACAAACAACTGCAGACTTGAAGGATTGGTCATGTCCAAGTTGTATAGTCCACCGTTGAACGCAGGCCAAAGATGCGTCATTTTGTGTGAAGGATTTTATGAATGGCAAACAACGAAAAAAGATAAAGCATCTGAGCGGCAGGCATTTTTTGTTCACATGCCGCAAAACGAAGCTGTAAGAATGGAAGATAAGTCAACGTGGAACTTGAGCAAGGGTGGTATTACACTTTTAAAAATAGCCGGGCTTTTTGATATCTGGGTAAACGAAAATGGAGACAAATTATATAGCTATACTATTATAACATTCGAATCTAACGAAAAATTCTCCACAATTCATCATCGTATTCCTGCAATACTGGAAACAGAAGAAGAGGTAACCGCATGGTTAGACTTTCGACATGTTGGAGTTAATCAAGCGTTAAACATGTTGAAACCAAGTGACTCCATTCAATGGTACGCAGTCTCGAATTTGGTGAATAACTCTAGAAATAAATCTGAACAATGCAACAAACCAATCAGTCACAAAGAATCAGAACCCAAGTCGCCAACAAaaggtaaaaataaaattatgcaATCTTGGTTAATTGTCCAAAAAAGAAATACCGAGGAACCTGCACATGAAAATAAAACGCCTTCAGAGGAACCACCAGAAAAGAAACAACGGCCTGATGATGAGATAAAATAA